A genome region from Nicotiana tabacum cultivar K326 chromosome 13, ASM71507v2, whole genome shotgun sequence includes the following:
- the LOC142168336 gene encoding uncharacterized protein LOC142168336, producing the protein MLDQYKADVEVVETHLRTKTEYMKRMSRRETLGEIPTRGFNLSAKIEEAKRLVAEAKEHYEPECSKSSEGSEGSGGSSAESSSVNAKAKNLLYNAISGEEYGKISSCETAKEMWDKLEVTYEGTNKVKEIRINLLVPDSELFHMKDGESVENIFSRFSKIIGYLKSFGKTIKNGEQVRKILRSLPKIWQPKVIALECQDLDKMSYDELRSDLILFEKTHLDMQVQQEKRKTVAFKTIVAESENEDEEEGEEQDMNIAMLSKVVNNMMERNIYTRKGKSNFRKDKINNDNEKNDGKCYECGKDGHIQAECPELKKKLSRNFQKKKSFVA; encoded by the exons ATGCTGGACCAGTATAAAGCTGATGTGGAGGTGGTCGAGACTCACTTAAGGACGAAGACCGAGTACATGAAGCGGATGTCCCGGAGGGAGACCCTTGGAGAGATTCCCACCCGAGGATTCAATCTGTCGGCCAAGATTGAAGAAGCCAAGAGGCTCGTGGCCGAGGCAAAGGAACATTATGAGCCCGAATGTTCCAAAAGCTCCGAAGGTTCCGAAGGTTCTGGAGGTTCCAGTGCCGAGTCAAGCTCTG TTAATGCCAAAGCAAAAAATCTTCTGTATAATGCTATCAGTGGAGAAGAATATGGAAAGATATCAAGTTGTGAAACTGCAAAGGAAATGTGGGATAAATTAGAAGTCACATATGAAGGAACTAACAAAGTGAAAGAAATAAGAATCAATCTTCTAGTTCCAGATTCTGAACTATTTCATATGAAGGATGGAGAATCAgtagaaaatatattttccaGGTTCAGCAAGATCATTGGATACCTAAAATCATTTGGCAAAACAATCAAAAACGGGGAACAGGTCAGAAAAATTTTGAGAAGTCTTCCCAAGATTTGGCAACCCAAAGTCATTGCCTTGGAATGTCAGGATCTTGACAAAATGTCATATGATGAACTAAGAAGTGATCTAATTTTGTTTGAAAAAACACATTTAGACATGCAAGttcaacaagaaaaaagaaagacaGTCGCATTCAAAACAATTGTGGCTGAATcagaaaatgaagatgaagaagaaggagaagaacagGATATGAACATAGCTATGCTTTCCAAAGTGGTAAATAACATGATGGAAAGGAATATATACACCAGAAAAGGCAAATCAAACTTCAGAAAAGATAAGATAAATAATGATAACgagaaaaatgatggaaaatgctaTGAGTGTGGAAAAGATGGACACATCCAAGCAGAATGTCCTGAACTGAAAAAGAAACTTAGCAGGAACtttcaaaagaaaaaatcttTTGTAGCTTGA
- the LOC142168337 gene encoding secreted RxLR effector protein 161-like, with the protein MEKSVDEMMYRGMIGSLLYLTASRPDIMFSICKCARFQPAPKESHLIAVKRIIRYLIGTTELGLWHTHSNNFSLKGFSDANFTSDRIDRKSTSGMCQLLGNALISWHSKKQN; encoded by the coding sequence atggaaaaaagtgtggatgaaatgatgtataGAGGAATGATTGGATCACTATTATATCTTACTGCTAGTCGACCAGACATAATGTTCAGTATATGTAAGTGTGCAAGATTTCAGCCGgctccaaaggaatctcatcttatTGCAGTTAAACGTATTATTAGATATCTCATTGGGACTACTGAATTAGGATTATGGCATACACATTCTAATAATTTCTCCTTAAAAGGTTTTTCAGATGCAAATTTTACAAGTGATAGGATTGACAGGAAAAGTACTAGTGGCATGTGCCAATTGCTGGGAAATGCTCTAATTTCCTGGCATAGTAAGAAACAAAATTGA